From a single Synechococcus sp. MW101C3 genomic region:
- a CDS encoding 2OG-Fe(II) oxygenase — protein sequence MNLIGTYRNAGYAALADGICAFYERRTDLQRRGVAFGEPQAGADAAASTGAASTPAKVSTDISLVAIDRSDPEAFALAEVIVRGVNAGLERYLQERPLLRQCAPEQSLFVLPIFNLQRYAPGEAFHAWHCDWTTSDEATEPIRRLLAWILYCNDVPDGGTEFHWQDHHVEAVKGTLAIFPAGISHIHRGRVSHEHSKTIATGWINAGRREDYIARLAAG from the coding sequence ATGAACCTGATCGGCACCTACCGCAACGCCGGCTATGCGGCTCTCGCCGACGGCATCTGCGCCTTCTACGAGCGCCGCACCGACCTGCAGCGCCGCGGCGTGGCCTTCGGCGAGCCGCAGGCCGGCGCCGATGCTGCCGCTTCCACCGGCGCTGCCTCCACACCCGCCAAGGTGTCGACCGACATCAGCCTGGTGGCGATCGACCGCAGCGATCCGGAGGCCTTCGCCCTGGCGGAGGTGATCGTGCGCGGCGTGAACGCCGGGCTGGAGCGTTACCTGCAGGAGCGTCCGCTGCTGCGCCAGTGCGCGCCGGAGCAGTCGCTGTTCGTGCTGCCGATCTTCAACCTGCAGCGCTACGCCCCCGGCGAAGCCTTCCACGCCTGGCACTGCGACTGGACCACCAGCGACGAGGCCACCGAGCCGATCCGTCGCCTGCTGGCCTGGATCCTCTACTGCAACGACGTGCCCGACGGCGGCACCGAATTCCACTGGCAGGACCATCACGTGGAAGCCGTGAAAGGCACCCTGGCGATCTTCCCGGCAGGCATCTCCCACATCCATCGCGGTCGGGTGAGTCACGAGCACAGCAAAACGATCGCCACAGGCTGGATCAACGCTGGCCGGCGCGAGGATTACATCGCTCGGCTGGCGGCCGGTTGA
- a CDS encoding DEAD/DEAH box helicase produces MSLLHATWLTSGIAAGATVGSFDRPGLLIWADTWRVAAPVTPKRTPEPHPLSLDQDDLGAWLEEHELWSEAFRPAVATLTLPSRSQNARGSKSSASGPWSGLPLQAGEPIPKGLSWWPWQVEGLWLKPAAAADWLGQLPLSGHHPDLADELRWWSHLQRWALSLIARGRWLPQVEPSAGAAGGRARWVPLLNREEDRRRLEDLAAQLPQVAVAALAPSGNGPGGGGGAGGGLGAGMGVGNGAAPLACWRPGSGRLRVVAILADLLDGQMRESFTPATEGLDPLLAAWQRALGPGDGRLDLSAEDAERLATATHHWREAVAGRVAPAHTCLELEIPAEGDELWPLRFSLQGEADPSLKMAATAVWSAGAGTVQLGEIAVQQPGELLLEGLGRALQVFEPIERGLDTATPEQMALTPAEAFVLVRTAAARLRDVGVGVVLPPSLSGGLASRLGLSITADLPPSSRGFSLGESLEWTWELMIGGVTLSLRDLERLAGKRSPLVQHKGAWIELRPGDLRNAEKFCALDPPLSLDDALRVTGNEGETLQRLPVHRFTAGPRLQAVLEQYHQQKAPDPLPAPEGFAGQLRPYQERGLGWLAFLHRFDQGACLADDMGLGKTIQLLAFLQHLKAEQELKRPVLLVAPTSVLTNWKREAAAFTPELEVREHYGPRRPATDAALKKALKGVDLLLTSYGLLQRDNELLAAIDWQGMVIDEAQAIKNPSSKQSQSARDLARAGKQSRFRIALTGTPVENRVSELWALMDFLNPRVLGEEEFFRQRYRLPIERYGDTASLRDLKARVGPFILRRLKTDKSIISDLPEKVELNEWVGLSPEQVTLYRKTVDDSLDTIARAPLGQKHGQVLALLTRLKQICNHPALALKETGVGNGFASRSAKVQRLDEIVEEVIEAGDRALLFTQFAEWGHLLQAHLQQRFRQEVPFLYGSSSKSERQAMVDRFQEDPRGPQLFLLSLKAGGVGLNLTRASHVFHIDRWWNPAVENQATDRAYRIGQTNRVMVHKFITSGSVEEKIDRMIREKSRLAEDIIGSGEEWLGGLDPGQLRDLVALDD; encoded by the coding sequence ATGAGCCTGCTGCATGCCACCTGGCTGACTTCCGGTATCGCCGCAGGGGCGACGGTGGGCAGCTTCGACCGGCCCGGTCTGCTGATCTGGGCCGACACCTGGCGGGTGGCGGCGCCGGTGACGCCGAAACGAACGCCAGAGCCCCACCCGCTCAGCCTCGACCAGGACGACCTGGGCGCCTGGCTGGAGGAGCACGAGCTCTGGTCGGAGGCCTTCCGCCCCGCCGTGGCCACCCTCACCCTGCCGAGCCGCAGCCAGAACGCCCGCGGCAGCAAGAGCAGCGCCAGCGGCCCCTGGAGTGGCCTGCCGCTGCAGGCCGGTGAGCCGATCCCGAAAGGGCTCAGCTGGTGGCCGTGGCAGGTGGAGGGCCTCTGGCTCAAGCCCGCCGCCGCCGCCGACTGGCTGGGGCAGCTGCCCCTTTCCGGCCATCACCCCGATCTGGCCGATGAACTGCGCTGGTGGAGCCATCTGCAGCGCTGGGCGCTCAGCCTGATCGCCCGCGGCCGCTGGCTGCCCCAGGTGGAGCCCAGCGCCGGCGCCGCAGGTGGCCGGGCCCGCTGGGTGCCACTGCTGAACCGTGAGGAGGATCGTCGCCGGCTGGAAGATCTGGCCGCGCAGCTGCCCCAGGTGGCGGTGGCGGCGCTGGCCCCCTCCGGCAACGGCCCTGGCGGTGGCGGAGGTGCTGGCGGTGGCCTGGGTGCCGGCATGGGCGTCGGGAATGGCGCCGCGCCGCTGGCCTGCTGGCGGCCGGGATCCGGCCGGCTGCGGGTGGTGGCGATCCTCGCCGATCTGCTCGATGGCCAGATGCGCGAGAGCTTCACCCCCGCCACCGAAGGGCTCGATCCACTGCTGGCGGCCTGGCAGCGGGCACTCGGCCCCGGCGATGGGCGGCTCGACCTGTCGGCGGAGGACGCGGAACGGCTCGCCACCGCCACCCACCACTGGCGGGAAGCGGTGGCCGGCCGTGTGGCGCCGGCCCACACCTGCCTGGAGCTGGAGATTCCGGCGGAAGGCGACGAGCTCTGGCCGCTGCGCTTCAGCCTGCAGGGGGAAGCCGACCCGAGCCTAAAAATGGCGGCGACAGCGGTGTGGTCGGCCGGAGCCGGCACCGTGCAGCTGGGCGAAATCGCCGTGCAGCAGCCGGGTGAGCTGTTGCTGGAGGGCCTGGGGCGGGCCCTGCAGGTGTTTGAGCCGATCGAGCGCGGCCTCGACACGGCCACGCCGGAGCAGATGGCGCTGACCCCCGCCGAAGCCTTCGTGCTGGTGCGCACCGCCGCCGCCCGCCTGCGCGACGTGGGCGTGGGCGTGGTGCTGCCGCCGAGCCTGAGCGGCGGCCTGGCCAGCCGCCTGGGGCTCTCGATCACGGCGGATCTGCCGCCCAGTTCGCGCGGTTTCAGCCTGGGCGAATCGCTCGAATGGACTTGGGAGCTGATGATCGGCGGCGTCACCTTGAGCCTGCGCGATCTGGAGCGTCTGGCGGGCAAGCGCAGCCCGCTGGTGCAGCACAAGGGGGCCTGGATCGAGCTGCGGCCCGGCGATCTGCGCAACGCCGAGAAGTTCTGCGCCCTCGATCCACCGCTCAGCCTCGACGACGCCCTGCGGGTGACGGGCAACGAAGGGGAAACGCTGCAGCGGCTGCCGGTGCACCGCTTCACGGCGGGGCCACGGCTGCAGGCGGTGCTGGAGCAATACCACCAGCAGAAGGCCCCCGATCCGCTGCCCGCCCCGGAAGGGTTCGCCGGGCAGTTGCGCCCCTACCAGGAACGGGGCCTGGGCTGGCTGGCCTTCCTGCACCGCTTCGACCAGGGCGCCTGCCTGGCCGACGACATGGGCCTGGGCAAGACGATCCAGCTGCTGGCCTTCCTGCAGCACCTCAAGGCGGAGCAGGAGCTGAAGCGACCGGTGCTTCTGGTGGCGCCCACCTCCGTGCTCACCAACTGGAAGCGGGAGGCGGCGGCCTTCACGCCCGAACTGGAGGTGCGCGAGCACTACGGTCCGCGCCGCCCCGCCACCGACGCCGCCCTGAAGAAGGCGCTCAAGGGGGTGGATCTGCTGCTCACCAGCTACGGCCTGCTGCAACGCGACAACGAACTGCTGGCGGCGATCGACTGGCAGGGGATGGTGATCGATGAAGCGCAGGCGATCAAGAACCCCAGCTCGAAGCAGAGCCAGTCGGCGCGGGATCTGGCGCGGGCGGGCAAGCAGAGCCGCTTCCGCATCGCCCTCACCGGCACGCCGGTGGAGAACCGGGTGAGTGAGCTGTGGGCGCTGATGGATTTCCTCAACCCGCGCGTGCTGGGCGAGGAGGAATTCTTCCGCCAGCGCTACCGGCTGCCGATCGAGCGCTACGGCGACACCGCCTCCCTGCGCGACCTCAAGGCGCGCGTGGGGCCGTTCATCCTGCGGCGCCTGAAAACCGATAAATCAATCATCTCCGACCTGCCCGAAAAGGTGGAGCTGAACGAGTGGGTGGGGCTCTCGCCGGAGCAGGTGACGCTCTACCGCAAGACGGTGGACGACAGCCTCGACACCATCGCCCGGGCGCCGCTGGGCCAGAAGCACGGCCAGGTGCTGGCGCTGCTCACCAGGCTGAAGCAGATCTGCAACCACCCGGCGCTGGCGCTGAAGGAAACCGGCGTGGGCAACGGCTTCGCCAGCCGCTCCGCCAAGGTGCAACGCCTCGACGAGATCGTGGAGGAGGTGATCGAAGCGGGCGATCGGGCGCTGCTGTTCACCCAGTTCGCCGAATGGGGCCACCTGCTGCAGGCCCACCTGCAGCAGCGCTTCCGCCAGGAGGTGCCCTTCCTCTACGGCAGCAGCAGCAAGAGCGAGCGGCAGGCGATGGTCGACCGCTTCCAGGAGGATCCGCGCGGCCCGCAGCTGTTTTTGCTGTCGTTGAAAGCCGGTGGGGTGGGCCTCAACCTCACGCGCGCCAGCCATGTGTTCCACATCGACCGCTGGTGGAACCCGGCGGTGGAGAACCAGGCCACCGACCGCGCCTACCGCATCGGCCAGACCAACCGGGTGATGGTGCACAAGTTCATCACCAGCGGCTCGGTGGAGGAAAAGATCGACCGCATGATCCGCGAGAAATCCCGCCTGGCCGAAGACATCATCGGCAGCGGCGAGGAATGGCTCGGCGGGCTCGACCCCGGCCAGCTGCGCGACCTGGTGGCCCTCGACGACTGA
- a CDS encoding protein phosphatase, whose amino-acid sequence MSAPPTASAPEQLQAALFHFAIGELVRQHRSSFPPLWTTESWAKLMIWLALNCGCSGDDEGLRQFAASLGPALARTLRQTFFERTLEDLELRLLADPADPQVVLLPLPGAGALPPERVAEALARVGLSALVVADPAGWQQLDGLVAVPWAQASEAAHS is encoded by the coding sequence ATGTCAGCCCCTCCCACCGCATCCGCTCCTGAACAGCTGCAGGCGGCGCTGTTTCACTTCGCGATCGGCGAACTGGTGCGCCAGCACCGCAGCAGCTTTCCGCCGCTGTGGACCACCGAAAGCTGGGCCAAGCTGATGATCTGGCTGGCACTCAACTGCGGCTGCAGCGGCGACGACGAGGGCCTGCGCCAGTTCGCGGCGTCGCTGGGGCCCGCCCTGGCCCGCACCCTGCGGCAGACCTTCTTCGAGCGCACGCTGGAGGACCTGGAGCTGCGCCTGCTGGCCGATCCAGCCGACCCGCAGGTGGTGCTGCTGCCTTTGCCTGGCGCTGGGGCACTGCCGCCCGAGCGGGTAGCCGAAGCGCTGGCCCGCGTGGGGCTCAGCGCGCTGGTGGTGGCGGATCCTGCCGGCTGGCAGCAGCTGGACGGCCTGGTGGCCGTGCCCTGGGCCCAAGCCAGCGAAGCTGCCCACTCATGA
- a CDS encoding nucleotidyltransferase family protein, with protein MTALLENHEEAIAELCRKYSVQRLFAFGSAIRDDFRPGESDVDLLVEFAPIGGHAKFHAYFEMLEELQRVLGTKVDLVMSGAVSNAIISREIEKTKRIIYAA; from the coding sequence ATGACTGCTCTTCTCGAGAATCACGAAGAAGCCATCGCCGAGCTGTGTCGCAAGTACAGCGTTCAAAGACTTTTTGCGTTTGGATCAGCAATTAGGGACGATTTTCGGCCAGGCGAAAGCGATGTTGACCTCCTCGTCGAATTTGCCCCAATTGGTGGACACGCTAAATTCCATGCTTATTTTGAGATGCTTGAAGAGTTGCAGAGAGTGCTCGGCACCAAGGTAGATCTTGTCATGAGCGGCGCAGTGAGCAATGCAATCATCTCGCGCGAGATTGAGAAAACAAAAAGGATAATCTATGCCGCGTGA
- a CDS encoding Coq4 family protein — MKIDPDLRRRTLRAAIALLETAHDPEHVFPHAVPLLDALGSSALGDLGRAQLLEDPALSALAAERYWGPWPSAPELRSLPNGSLGQLYQARFDRLGLHAPPPPDTSGMDGPGAYLQQRLRFTHDLHHTVLAIPVDVPGEAAGSAYYASALRQPASAAVLTAWIFHGFEVPEENERLWNGIRFGLEVARLGPTLLAMRWEEGWALPIAAWRQRLGLDELLAATPFPEELALLS; from the coding sequence ATGAAGATCGATCCCGACCTCCGGCGCCGCACCCTGCGGGCCGCCATCGCCCTGCTCGAAACGGCCCATGATCCGGAGCATGTGTTCCCCCATGCGGTGCCCCTGCTGGATGCCCTCGGCAGCTCGGCTCTGGGGGATCTGGGCCGGGCCCAGTTGCTGGAGGATCCCGCCCTCAGCGCCCTCGCCGCTGAGCGCTACTGGGGTCCCTGGCCCTCGGCCCCGGAGTTGCGTTCCCTGCCGAACGGCAGCCTCGGCCAGCTCTATCAGGCGCGGTTCGATCGGCTTGGGCTGCATGCGCCACCACCACCGGACACCTCCGGCATGGACGGCCCCGGCGCCTACCTGCAACAGCGGCTGCGCTTCACCCATGACCTCCATCACACCGTGCTGGCCATTCCCGTGGACGTGCCTGGGGAGGCCGCGGGTTCCGCGTACTACGCCTCGGCCCTTCGCCAGCCTGCCTCTGCCGCCGTATTGACGGCCTGGATCTTCCACGGCTTCGAGGTGCCCGAGGAGAACGAGCGCCTCTGGAATGGCATTCGCTTCGGACTGGAGGTAGCCCGGCTGGGGCCCACCCTGCTGGCGATGCGCTGGGAAGAAGGCTGGGCGCTGCCGATCGCCGCTTGGCGTCAGCGGCTGGGGCTGGACGAGCTGCTGGCGGCGACCCCGTTTCCGGAGGAGCTGGCCCTGCTGAGTTGA
- a CDS encoding inorganic phosphate transporter has product MALIVTLIFLSSGLFLGWSMGANDASNAFGTAVATRMIRFPTAAFLCSTFVIIGAVTSGSGAAEGLSQLGAINALPGAFTAALAAALTVAWMSAVGLPASTGQAVVGSIIGWNLFSGSPTDLGTLGRIAATWVVSPVLGAIFAMVMYKLLVAWISFTKPHLLSIDRNTRSGLLLAGIFGSYAIGANGIGNVMGFFVEASPFRELRLGPFEVSSVEQLFLIGAIAVAVGVYTYSRRVMMTVGDSLLTLSPLAALVVVVSHSLVLFLFSSTALESLLAGWGLPTIPLLPVSGSQAVIGSVLGIGLLQGMKGVRQIRWGVLGGIASGWITTPLIAAVIGFVLLFVVQNVFGQEVYQASRPLAVAVLAAGHAAP; this is encoded by the coding sequence ATGGCCCTGATCGTCACGCTCATCTTTCTCTCCAGCGGCCTGTTCCTCGGCTGGTCGATGGGCGCGAACGACGCCTCCAACGCCTTCGGCACCGCGGTGGCCACGCGGATGATCCGCTTCCCCACCGCCGCCTTCCTCTGCAGCACGTTCGTGATCATCGGGGCGGTCACGAGCGGCAGCGGCGCCGCCGAGGGGCTCAGCCAGCTGGGCGCGATCAACGCCCTGCCGGGGGCTTTCACCGCCGCCCTGGCGGCCGCACTCACGGTGGCCTGGATGAGCGCCGTGGGGCTGCCGGCTTCCACCGGCCAGGCGGTGGTGGGCTCGATCATCGGCTGGAACCTGTTCAGCGGTTCCCCCACCGACCTGGGCACGTTGGGCCGGATCGCGGCCACCTGGGTGGTGTCGCCCGTGCTCGGGGCGATCTTCGCGATGGTGATGTACAAGCTGCTGGTGGCCTGGATCAGCTTCACCAAGCCCCACCTGCTCTCGATCGATCGCAACACCCGCAGCGGCCTGCTGCTGGCAGGGATCTTCGGCTCCTATGCGATCGGCGCCAACGGCATCGGCAATGTGATGGGCTTCTTCGTGGAGGCCTCACCATTCCGTGAGCTGCGGCTGGGGCCGTTCGAGGTGTCGTCGGTGGAGCAGCTGTTTCTGATCGGCGCCATCGCCGTGGCGGTGGGTGTGTACACCTATTCCCGCCGCGTGATGATGACTGTGGGCGACAGCCTGCTGACCCTCTCCCCGCTGGCGGCGCTGGTGGTGGTGGTGTCGCACTCGCTGGTGCTGTTTCTGTTTTCCTCCACGGCGCTGGAAAGCCTGCTGGCGGGCTGGGGGCTGCCCACGATTCCGCTGCTGCCGGTGTCGGGCTCGCAGGCGGTGATCGGCTCGGTGCTGGGCATCGGCCTGCTGCAGGGCATGAAAGGGGTGCGCCAGATCCGCTGGGGCGTGCTGGGCGGCATCGCCTCCGGCTGGATCACCACGCCCCTGATCGCGGCGGTGATCGGTTTCGTGCTGCTGTTCGTGGTGCAGAACGTGTTCGGCCAGGAGGTGTACCAGGCGAGCCGGCCGCTGGCGGTGGCAGTGTTGGCGGCAGGCCACGCTGCACCCTGA
- the alaS gene encoding alanine--tRNA ligase — translation MAAAPSSSASLAGQPRPRSGAEIREAFLAFYAARDHRRLPSASLVPDDPTVLLTIAGMLPFKPVFLGQAPRPAARATTSQKCIRTNDIENVGRTARHHTFFEMLGNFSFGDYFKAEAIAWAWELSTEVFGLDPRHLVVSVFREDDEAEAIWREVVGVNPKRIIRMDEADNFWVSGPTGPCGPCSEIYYDFHPERGDDAIDLEDDSRFIEFYNLVFMQFNRDAEGTLTPLANRNIDTGMGLERMAQILQGVPNNYETDLIVPLIHTAASLAGVDYSQLEEKGRTSLKVIGDHSRAITQLICDGVTASNLGRGYILRRLLRRVVRHGRLLGIDQPFLRTMGEAAIALMAPAFPQLLERREAILAELGREEARFLDTLERGEKLLAEVLASRPAAISGAQAFELYDTYGFPLELTEEIAEEHGLTVDRDGFEAAMEAQRQRAKAAAVSVDLTVQGAVAAAAADLPDTRFEGYGALEHPSQVLALVVNGSPAERAVAGEAVQVVLDATPFYGESGGQIGDRGLLLGGVLGSEAAGDAGVIVRVEAVSRLRKQFVHQGRVERGSLGLGDRVIARVDRACRRRAQAHHTATHLLQAALKQLVDPAIAQAGSLVDFDRLRFDFHCPRAVSREELERVEELINGWIADAHELEVQEMELERARAAGAVAMFGEKYDAQVRVVDVPGVSMELCGGTHVANTAEIGLFKIVSETGVAAGIRRIEAVAGPAVLAYLNEREAVVRELGDRFKAQPAEIVERVSAMAEELKATGKALAAARAELALAKAAALAAQAEPLGSFLLLVARLDGVEGAGLQGAAQQLQQQLGEGGAVVLGGLPDPADLTKVILVAAFGAAVVQAGAKAGAFIGTIAKRCGGGGGGRPALAQAGGRDGAALPAALDEARAALAAALG, via the coding sequence ATGGCTGCCGCACCTTCTTCCAGCGCCTCCTTGGCGGGCCAGCCGCGCCCCCGCAGCGGCGCCGAGATCCGCGAGGCATTCCTGGCCTTCTATGCCGCCCGTGACCACCGGCGCCTGCCCAGCGCCTCGCTGGTGCCGGACGACCCCACCGTGCTGCTCACGATCGCGGGCATGCTGCCCTTCAAGCCGGTGTTCCTGGGGCAGGCGCCGCGGCCGGCGGCGCGGGCCACCACCAGCCAGAAGTGCATCCGCACCAACGACATCGAGAACGTGGGTCGCACGGCGCGGCACCACACCTTCTTCGAGATGCTGGGCAACTTCTCCTTCGGCGATTACTTCAAGGCCGAGGCGATCGCCTGGGCCTGGGAGCTGAGCACCGAGGTGTTCGGCCTGGATCCCCGCCACCTGGTAGTGAGCGTGTTCCGCGAAGACGACGAAGCCGAAGCGATCTGGCGCGAGGTCGTGGGGGTGAACCCGAAGCGGATCATCCGCATGGATGAAGCCGACAACTTCTGGGTGTCCGGCCCCACCGGCCCCTGCGGCCCCTGCTCGGAGATCTACTACGACTTCCACCCCGAACGCGGCGATGACGCCATCGATCTGGAGGACGACAGCCGCTTCATCGAGTTCTACAACCTGGTGTTCATGCAGTTCAACCGCGATGCGGAAGGAACGCTCACCCCCCTGGCGAACCGCAACATCGACACCGGCATGGGTCTGGAGCGCATGGCCCAGATCCTGCAGGGCGTACCGAACAACTACGAAACCGATCTGATCGTTCCGCTGATTCACACCGCTGCCTCTCTGGCTGGCGTGGATTACAGCCAGCTTGAGGAGAAGGGCCGCACCTCGCTCAAGGTGATCGGTGACCACAGCCGCGCCATCACCCAGTTGATCTGCGATGGGGTCACGGCGTCGAACCTGGGCCGCGGCTACATCCTGCGGCGCCTGCTGCGGCGGGTGGTGCGCCACGGCCGCCTGCTCGGTATCGATCAGCCCTTCCTGCGCACCATGGGTGAAGCGGCGATCGCGCTGATGGCGCCTGCCTTCCCGCAGCTGCTGGAGCGGCGTGAGGCGATCCTGGCCGAGCTGGGCCGCGAGGAGGCCCGCTTCCTCGACACGCTCGAGCGCGGCGAGAAGCTGCTGGCGGAGGTGCTGGCCTCCCGCCCTGCCGCCATCAGCGGCGCCCAGGCCTTCGAGCTCTACGACACCTACGGTTTCCCGCTGGAGCTCACCGAAGAGATCGCCGAGGAGCACGGGCTCACGGTCGACCGTGATGGCTTTGAGGCGGCGATGGAGGCCCAGCGGCAGCGGGCCAAGGCGGCGGCCGTGAGCGTGGACCTCACCGTGCAGGGGGCGGTGGCGGCCGCGGCGGCCGACCTCCCCGACACCCGCTTCGAGGGCTATGGCGCCCTGGAGCATCCCAGCCAGGTGCTGGCGCTGGTGGTGAACGGCAGCCCGGCCGAGCGGGCGGTGGCCGGCGAGGCGGTGCAGGTGGTGCTGGATGCCACCCCCTTCTATGGCGAATCCGGCGGCCAGATCGGCGACCGGGGCCTGCTGCTGGGCGGTGTGCTCGGCAGCGAGGCCGCCGGTGACGCCGGCGTGATCGTGCGGGTGGAGGCGGTGAGCCGCCTGCGCAAGCAGTTCGTGCATCAGGGCCGGGTGGAGCGCGGCAGCCTGGGCCTCGGTGATCGGGTGATCGCCCGGGTCGATCGGGCCTGCCGCCGCCGCGCCCAGGCGCATCACACCGCCACCCACCTGCTGCAGGCGGCGCTCAAGCAGCTGGTGGATCCCGCGATCGCCCAGGCGGGTTCGCTGGTGGATTTCGATCGCCTGCGCTTCGACTTCCACTGCCCCCGCGCCGTGAGCCGTGAGGAGCTGGAGCGGGTTGAGGAGCTGATCAACGGCTGGATCGCCGATGCCCACGAGCTGGAGGTGCAGGAGATGGAGCTGGAGCGGGCCCGCGCGGCCGGGGCGGTGGCGATGTTCGGCGAGAAATATGACGCCCAGGTGCGGGTGGTGGATGTGCCGGGGGTGTCGATGGAGCTCTGCGGCGGCACCCATGTGGCCAACACCGCCGAGATCGGCCTGTTCAAGATCGTCAGCGAAACCGGCGTGGCCGCCGGCATCCGCCGCATCGAGGCGGTGGCGGGTCCGGCGGTGCTGGCCTACCTGAACGAACGCGAGGCGGTGGTGCGCGAACTGGGCGACCGCTTCAAGGCCCAGCCCGCTGAAATCGTGGAGCGGGTGAGCGCCATGGCCGAGGAGCTCAAGGCCACCGGCAAGGCCCTGGCCGCCGCCCGCGCCGAACTGGCGCTGGCGAAGGCGGCGGCGCTGGCGGCCCAGGCGGAACCGCTCGGCTCCTTCCTGCTGCTGGTGGCCCGCCTCGATGGCGTGGAAGGTGCCGGTCTGCAGGGGGCGGCCCAGCAGCTGCAGCAGCAGCTGGGCGAGGGGGGTGCGGTGGTGCTGGGCGGCCTGCCCGATCCCGCCGACCTCACCAAGGTGATCCTGGTGGCCGCCTTCGGCGCGGCTGTGGTGCAGGCGGGTGCCAAGGCGGGCGCCTTCATCGGCACCATCGCCAAGCGCTGCGGCGGTGGCGGTGGCGGCCGCCCGGCCCTGGCCCAGGCCGGCGGCCGCGACGGCGCCGCCCTGCCGGCGGCGCTCGATGAGGCGCGCGCCGCCCTGGCCGCCGCCCTGGGCTGA
- a CDS encoding DUF47 domain-containing protein, whose protein sequence is MANETPPLFGKTRFLEGLIDEFLDKIAEGVIVGELGLKAYLCGSEEEAICLEKLNQLTEIKRRCSELRRTIVTMLYTEMLLPDARGDVLRLLGSLFALLDDMGDDFEELMIVQPQRLPEFGADFAELTAMAVRGVQAVLVAARTFFRTPAAVRDHLNEVRVFEDQTDRLAYKLKRRIVAADLSFEQRTLLRETAAMLDGLADKAENIGDDLSIFAIKRSL, encoded by the coding sequence GTGGCGAATGAGACTCCACCGCTGTTCGGCAAGACCCGCTTCCTGGAAGGCCTGATCGACGAGTTCCTCGACAAGATCGCCGAGGGGGTGATCGTGGGGGAGCTGGGCCTCAAGGCCTATCTATGCGGCAGTGAAGAAGAAGCGATCTGCCTGGAGAAGCTCAACCAGCTCACCGAGATCAAACGGCGTTGCAGCGAGCTGCGCCGCACGATCGTGACCATGCTCTACACCGAGATGCTGCTGCCTGATGCCCGCGGCGATGTGCTGCGGCTGCTCGGCAGCCTGTTCGCCCTGCTCGATGACATGGGCGACGACTTCGAGGAGCTGATGATCGTGCAGCCCCAGCGGCTGCCGGAATTCGGCGCGGATTTCGCCGAGCTCACGGCGATGGCGGTCCGCGGCGTGCAGGCCGTGCTGGTGGCGGCGCGCACCTTCTTCCGCACCCCGGCGGCGGTGCGCGACCACCTCAACGAGGTGCGGGTGTTCGAGGACCAAACCGACCGACTCGCCTACAAGCTCAAGCGCCGGATCGTGGCGGCCGATCTGAGTTTCGAGCAGCGCACGCTGCTGCGGGAAACGGCGGCCATGCTCGATGGCCTGGCCGACAAGGCGGAGAACATCGGCGACGACCTCTCCATCTTCGCGATCAAGCGATCCCTCTGA
- a CDS encoding HepT-like ribonuclease domain-containing protein: MREKRSAVEREFIVIGEAASMLARFSPERFNRLSDGRKAIGLRNILTHNYASVDHETI; encoded by the coding sequence CTGCGCGAGAAGAGATCTGCAGTAGAACGCGAGTTTATTGTCATTGGCGAAGCAGCCTCAATGCTGGCAAGATTCTCACCCGAGAGATTTAATCGCCTATCGGATGGCCGCAAAGCCATTGGGCTTCGCAACATACTCACCCACAACTATGCCTCGGTTGACCACGAGACGATTTAG